A stretch of the Perca flavescens isolate YP-PL-M2 chromosome 10, PFLA_1.0, whole genome shotgun sequence genome encodes the following:
- the hs6st2 gene encoding heparan-sulfate 6-O-sulfotransferase 2 isoform X2 — MDEKSSSNSHHRLLIVLLMVLLFGVIMIQYVCPSRSECQMLHQLGSWFEGGSATGSRSSGNEIQDGLQKDPYIAEDGALVRFVPRFNFTIADLNRGVDFNIKGDDVIVFLHIQKTGGTTFGRHLVRNIQLERPCECHAGQKKCTCYRPGKKETWLFSRFSTGWSCGLHADWTELTSCVPSRMDSQEAPENLPRNYYYITILRDPVSRYLSEWRHVQRGATWRSSKHVCDGRSPTLFELPSCYSGDDWSGCSLQEFMDCPYNLANNRQTRMLADLSLVGCYNVSTMSEDERWAVLLESAKRNLRGMAFFGLTEYQRKTQYLFERTFNLEFIAPFTQLNGTRASSVEVPSETQYRILQLNRWDVELYEYARDLFLQRFQVARQQERRQARARRQQERRRLRGRLTTKQGRQLKPTATPRQPVSLSVVTEEQLRGKAGGDTVESEVLLPDWWDLDENGTMEDYTDNVEQW, encoded by the exons ATGGATGAGAAGTCCAGCAGTAACAGCCACCACCGGCTCCTTATCGTCCTGCTCATGGTGTTGCTCTTTGGCGTCATTATGATCCAGTATGTGTGCCCGAGCAGGTCTGAGTGCCAGATGCTACACCAGCTGGGATCCTGGTTTGAGGGCGGCAGTGCAACTGGTTCCCGAAGCAGTGGCAATGAAATCCAAGACGGGCTCCAAAAGGACCCTTACATTGCAGAAGACGGCGCTCTGGTCCGCTTCGTCCCTCGCTTCAATTTCACCATAGCAGATTTAAATCGTGGCGTAGACTTCAACATCAAAGGAGATGATGTtattgtttttctgcacattcaGAAAACTGGTGGCACGACGTTTGGTCGACACCTGGTGCGGAATATTCAGCTGGAGAGGCCCTGCGAGTGTCACGCAGGTCAGAAGAAATGTACCTGTTACCGGCCAGGTAAAAAAGAAACCTGGCTGTTTTCCCGTTTCTCCACCGGCTGGAGCTGCGGACTTCATGCGGACTGGACTGAGCTGACCAGCTGCGTTCCGTCACGCATGGACTCACAAGAGGCTCCCGAGAACCTGCCCAG GAACTATTATTATATAACCATCTTAAGAGACCCCGTATCCCGCTACCTGAGTGAGTGGCGTCACGTACAACGTGGTGCTACGTGGAGGTCATCCAAACATGTGTGTGATGGACGTTCACCAACGCTGTTTGAACTGCCAAGCTGCTACTCAGGAGATGACTGGTCAGGTTGCTCCCTGCAGGAGTTCATGGACTGCCCCTACAACCTGGCCAACAACCGGCAAACCCGCATGCTGGCTGATCTCAGCCTGGTGGGTTGCTACAACGTCTCCACCATGAGTGAGGACGAGCGCTGGGCAGTGCTTCTGGAGAGCGCCAAACGTAACCTACGTGGCATGGCCTTCTTCGGGCTGACGGAGTACCAGCGTAAGACCCAGTATCTGTTTGAACGTACCTTCAACCTGGAGTTCATCGCACCCTTCACACAGCTCAATGGCACACGAGCCTCCAGTGTTGAGGTCCCTTCTGAGACACAATACAGAATCCTCCAGCTAAACCGATGGGATGTAGAGCTGTATGAGTATGCCCGTGACCTTTTCCTGCAGCGTTTCCAGGTGGCGAGGCAGCAGGAGCGCAGGCAGGCCAGGGCGAGGCGGCAGCAGGAGAGGAGGCGTCTCCGTGGAAGGCTCACAACAAAGCAAGGGAGGCAGCTGAAGCCCACAGCAACACCCCGTCAGCCTGTGAGCCTCTCTGTAGTAACTGAGGAGCAGCTGAGGGGAAAGGCTGGTGGAGACACTGTGGAGTCAGAAGTACTACTCCCAGACTGGTGGGATCTGGATGAAAATGGCACCATGGAGGATTACACAGACAATGTGGAGCAGTGGTAG
- the mbnl3 gene encoding muscleblind-like protein 3 isoform X2: MAVSMTMGRDTKWLTLEVCREFQRGTCSRSDAECKFAHPSRSCHVENGRVIACFDSLKGRCSRENCKYLHPPPHLKTQLEINGRNNLIQQKAAAAMLAQQMQFMMPGTQLQPITTFSMTPSLATCPSMAFSPYLSHMGPGMGLMSELLPSTPLLVPGSPTGLAAMGNGTSAQKHMRTDKLEVCREFQRGNCTRGESDCRYAHPLEAGMVDCSENSVIVCMDYIKGRCSRDKCKYFHPPAHLQARIKAAQHQASHTASTGLALPPGAMQPLPKRSILEKSNGAAATVFNPSMFHYQQALANMQLQQTAFIPSVPMMHGATTSTVPSASTPVTNVPFAESAASNQTPPSF, encoded by the exons ATGGCTGTCAGCATGACCATGGGGCGGGACACCAAATGGCTGACCCTGGAAGTGTGTCGTGAGTTTCAGAGAGGCACCTGCTCGAGGTCTGATGCCGAGTGCAAGTTTGCTCACCCCTCCCGAAGCTGCCATGTGGAGAATGGCCGAGTCATCGCCTGCTTTGACTCACTCAAG GGGCGCTGCTCCCGTGAAAACTGTAAATACCTGCACCCACCGCCACACCTGAAAACCCAGCTGGAGATTAACGGGAGGAACAACCTGATCCAGCAGAAGGCCGCAGCAGCCATGCTGGCTCAACAGATGCAGTTCATGATGCCCGGAACACAGTTGCAGCCCATA ACAACATTCTCAATGACACCCTCCCTGGCAACATGTCCCAGTATGGCGTTCAGTCCATATCTGAGCCACATGGGCCCAGGCATGGGCTTGATGTCTGAGCTGCTGCCCAGTACTCCCCTGCTGGTCCCTGGGAGTCCCACCGGCCTGGCAGCCATGGGCAACGGTACCTCTGCACAAAAACATATGCGCACAGACAAGCTGGAG GTTTGTCGAGAATTCCAGCGCGGTAACTGCACGCGGGGTGAGAGCGACTGCCGCTACGCTCACCCTCTAGAGGCCGGCATGGTGGACTGTAGTGAGAACTCAGTCATCGTCTGCATGGACTACATTAAAGGTCGCTGCAGCCGAGACAAGTGCAAGTACTTCCATCCCCCGGCTCACCTGCAGGCCCGGATCAAGGCTGCACAGCACCAAGCCAGTCACACAGCGTCCACCGGCTTG GCTCTGCCTCCAGGTGCCATGCAGCCGCTACCAAAGAGGTCGATCTTAGAGAAGAGCAACGGAGCCGCTGCCACCGTCTTCAACCCCAGCATGTTCCACTACCAGCAAGCCCTGGCTAACATGCAGCTCCAGCAGACAGCCTTCATCCCCAGTG TTCCCATGATGCACGGTGCCACCACCTCCACTGTTCCGTCGGCTTCGACGCCAGTCACCAATGTTCCTTTCGCTGAATCTGCCGCCTCGAATCAG ACCCCTCCGAGCTTCTGA
- the hs6st2 gene encoding heparan-sulfate 6-O-sulfotransferase 2 isoform X1, with protein MDEKSSSNSHHRLLIVLLMVLLFGVIMIQYVCPSRSECQMLHQLGSWFEGGSATGSRSSGNEIQDGLQKDPYIAEDGALVRFVPRFNFTIADLNRGVDFNIKGDDVIVFLHIQKTGGTTFGRHLVRNIQLERPCECHAGQKKCTCYRPGKKETWLFSRFSTGWSCGLHADWTELTSCVPSRMDSQEAPENLPSRNYYYITILRDPVSRYLSEWRHVQRGATWRSSKHVCDGRSPTLFELPSCYSGDDWSGCSLQEFMDCPYNLANNRQTRMLADLSLVGCYNVSTMSEDERWAVLLESAKRNLRGMAFFGLTEYQRKTQYLFERTFNLEFIAPFTQLNGTRASSVEVPSETQYRILQLNRWDVELYEYARDLFLQRFQVARQQERRQARARRQQERRRLRGRLTTKQGRQLKPTATPRQPVSLSVVTEEQLRGKAGGDTVESEVLLPDWWDLDENGTMEDYTDNVEQW; from the exons ATGGATGAGAAGTCCAGCAGTAACAGCCACCACCGGCTCCTTATCGTCCTGCTCATGGTGTTGCTCTTTGGCGTCATTATGATCCAGTATGTGTGCCCGAGCAGGTCTGAGTGCCAGATGCTACACCAGCTGGGATCCTGGTTTGAGGGCGGCAGTGCAACTGGTTCCCGAAGCAGTGGCAATGAAATCCAAGACGGGCTCCAAAAGGACCCTTACATTGCAGAAGACGGCGCTCTGGTCCGCTTCGTCCCTCGCTTCAATTTCACCATAGCAGATTTAAATCGTGGCGTAGACTTCAACATCAAAGGAGATGATGTtattgtttttctgcacattcaGAAAACTGGTGGCACGACGTTTGGTCGACACCTGGTGCGGAATATTCAGCTGGAGAGGCCCTGCGAGTGTCACGCAGGTCAGAAGAAATGTACCTGTTACCGGCCAGGTAAAAAAGAAACCTGGCTGTTTTCCCGTTTCTCCACCGGCTGGAGCTGCGGACTTCATGCGGACTGGACTGAGCTGACCAGCTGCGTTCCGTCACGCATGGACTCACAAGAGGCTCCCGAGAACCTGCCCAG TAGGAACTATTATTATATAACCATCTTAAGAGACCCCGTATCCCGCTACCTGAGTGAGTGGCGTCACGTACAACGTGGTGCTACGTGGAGGTCATCCAAACATGTGTGTGATGGACGTTCACCAACGCTGTTTGAACTGCCAAGCTGCTACTCAGGAGATGACTGGTCAGGTTGCTCCCTGCAGGAGTTCATGGACTGCCCCTACAACCTGGCCAACAACCGGCAAACCCGCATGCTGGCTGATCTCAGCCTGGTGGGTTGCTACAACGTCTCCACCATGAGTGAGGACGAGCGCTGGGCAGTGCTTCTGGAGAGCGCCAAACGTAACCTACGTGGCATGGCCTTCTTCGGGCTGACGGAGTACCAGCGTAAGACCCAGTATCTGTTTGAACGTACCTTCAACCTGGAGTTCATCGCACCCTTCACACAGCTCAATGGCACACGAGCCTCCAGTGTTGAGGTCCCTTCTGAGACACAATACAGAATCCTCCAGCTAAACCGATGGGATGTAGAGCTGTATGAGTATGCCCGTGACCTTTTCCTGCAGCGTTTCCAGGTGGCGAGGCAGCAGGAGCGCAGGCAGGCCAGGGCGAGGCGGCAGCAGGAGAGGAGGCGTCTCCGTGGAAGGCTCACAACAAAGCAAGGGAGGCAGCTGAAGCCCACAGCAACACCCCGTCAGCCTGTGAGCCTCTCTGTAGTAACTGAGGAGCAGCTGAGGGGAAAGGCTGGTGGAGACACTGTGGAGTCAGAAGTACTACTCCCAGACTGGTGGGATCTGGATGAAAATGGCACCATGGAGGATTACACAGACAATGTGGAGCAGTGGTAG
- the hs6st2 gene encoding heparan-sulfate 6-O-sulfotransferase 2 isoform X3 yields the protein MLHQLGSWFEGGSATGSRSSGNEIQDGLQKDPYIAEDGALVRFVPRFNFTIADLNRGVDFNIKGDDVIVFLHIQKTGGTTFGRHLVRNIQLERPCECHAGQKKCTCYRPGKKETWLFSRFSTGWSCGLHADWTELTSCVPSRMDSQEAPENLPSRNYYYITILRDPVSRYLSEWRHVQRGATWRSSKHVCDGRSPTLFELPSCYSGDDWSGCSLQEFMDCPYNLANNRQTRMLADLSLVGCYNVSTMSEDERWAVLLESAKRNLRGMAFFGLTEYQRKTQYLFERTFNLEFIAPFTQLNGTRASSVEVPSETQYRILQLNRWDVELYEYARDLFLQRFQVARQQERRQARARRQQERRRLRGRLTTKQGRQLKPTATPRQPVSLSVVTEEQLRGKAGGDTVESEVLLPDWWDLDENGTMEDYTDNVEQW from the exons ATGCTACACCAGCTGGGATCCTGGTTTGAGGGCGGCAGTGCAACTGGTTCCCGAAGCAGTGGCAATGAAATCCAAGACGGGCTCCAAAAGGACCCTTACATTGCAGAAGACGGCGCTCTGGTCCGCTTCGTCCCTCGCTTCAATTTCACCATAGCAGATTTAAATCGTGGCGTAGACTTCAACATCAAAGGAGATGATGTtattgtttttctgcacattcaGAAAACTGGTGGCACGACGTTTGGTCGACACCTGGTGCGGAATATTCAGCTGGAGAGGCCCTGCGAGTGTCACGCAGGTCAGAAGAAATGTACCTGTTACCGGCCAGGTAAAAAAGAAACCTGGCTGTTTTCCCGTTTCTCCACCGGCTGGAGCTGCGGACTTCATGCGGACTGGACTGAGCTGACCAGCTGCGTTCCGTCACGCATGGACTCACAAGAGGCTCCCGAGAACCTGCCCAG TAGGAACTATTATTATATAACCATCTTAAGAGACCCCGTATCCCGCTACCTGAGTGAGTGGCGTCACGTACAACGTGGTGCTACGTGGAGGTCATCCAAACATGTGTGTGATGGACGTTCACCAACGCTGTTTGAACTGCCAAGCTGCTACTCAGGAGATGACTGGTCAGGTTGCTCCCTGCAGGAGTTCATGGACTGCCCCTACAACCTGGCCAACAACCGGCAAACCCGCATGCTGGCTGATCTCAGCCTGGTGGGTTGCTACAACGTCTCCACCATGAGTGAGGACGAGCGCTGGGCAGTGCTTCTGGAGAGCGCCAAACGTAACCTACGTGGCATGGCCTTCTTCGGGCTGACGGAGTACCAGCGTAAGACCCAGTATCTGTTTGAACGTACCTTCAACCTGGAGTTCATCGCACCCTTCACACAGCTCAATGGCACACGAGCCTCCAGTGTTGAGGTCCCTTCTGAGACACAATACAGAATCCTCCAGCTAAACCGATGGGATGTAGAGCTGTATGAGTATGCCCGTGACCTTTTCCTGCAGCGTTTCCAGGTGGCGAGGCAGCAGGAGCGCAGGCAGGCCAGGGCGAGGCGGCAGCAGGAGAGGAGGCGTCTCCGTGGAAGGCTCACAACAAAGCAAGGGAGGCAGCTGAAGCCCACAGCAACACCCCGTCAGCCTGTGAGCCTCTCTGTAGTAACTGAGGAGCAGCTGAGGGGAAAGGCTGGTGGAGACACTGTGGAGTCAGAAGTACTACTCCCAGACTGGTGGGATCTGGATGAAAATGGCACCATGGAGGATTACACAGACAATGTGGAGCAGTGGTAG
- the mbnl3 gene encoding muscleblind-like protein 3 isoform X1 codes for MAVSMTMGRDTKWLTLEVCREFQRGTCSRSDAECKFAHPSRSCHVENGRVIACFDSLKGRCSRENCKYLHPPPHLKTQLEINGRNNLIQQKAAAAMLAQQMQFMMPGTQLQPITTFSMTPSLATCPSMAFSPYLSHMGPGMGLMSELLPSTPLLVPGSPTGLAAMGNGTSAQKHMRTDKLEVCREFQRGNCTRGESDCRYAHPLEAGMVDCSENSVIVCMDYIKGRCSRDKCKYFHPPAHLQARIKAAQHQASHTASTGLALPPGAMQPLPKRSILEKSNGAAATVFNPSMFHYQQALANMQLQQTAFIPSDPSELLTPDPVELQCVPMETHYCPVPKLLVAAPVALNSVSLSRNSS; via the exons ATGGCTGTCAGCATGACCATGGGGCGGGACACCAAATGGCTGACCCTGGAAGTGTGTCGTGAGTTTCAGAGAGGCACCTGCTCGAGGTCTGATGCCGAGTGCAAGTTTGCTCACCCCTCCCGAAGCTGCCATGTGGAGAATGGCCGAGTCATCGCCTGCTTTGACTCACTCAAG GGGCGCTGCTCCCGTGAAAACTGTAAATACCTGCACCCACCGCCACACCTGAAAACCCAGCTGGAGATTAACGGGAGGAACAACCTGATCCAGCAGAAGGCCGCAGCAGCCATGCTGGCTCAACAGATGCAGTTCATGATGCCCGGAACACAGTTGCAGCCCATA ACAACATTCTCAATGACACCCTCCCTGGCAACATGTCCCAGTATGGCGTTCAGTCCATATCTGAGCCACATGGGCCCAGGCATGGGCTTGATGTCTGAGCTGCTGCCCAGTACTCCCCTGCTGGTCCCTGGGAGTCCCACCGGCCTGGCAGCCATGGGCAACGGTACCTCTGCACAAAAACATATGCGCACAGACAAGCTGGAG GTTTGTCGAGAATTCCAGCGCGGTAACTGCACGCGGGGTGAGAGCGACTGCCGCTACGCTCACCCTCTAGAGGCCGGCATGGTGGACTGTAGTGAGAACTCAGTCATCGTCTGCATGGACTACATTAAAGGTCGCTGCAGCCGAGACAAGTGCAAGTACTTCCATCCCCCGGCTCACCTGCAGGCCCGGATCAAGGCTGCACAGCACCAAGCCAGTCACACAGCGTCCACCGGCTTG GCTCTGCCTCCAGGTGCCATGCAGCCGCTACCAAAGAGGTCGATCTTAGAGAAGAGCAACGGAGCCGCTGCCACCGTCTTCAACCCCAGCATGTTCCACTACCAGCAAGCCCTGGCTAACATGCAGCTCCAGCAGACAGCCTTCATCCCCAGTG ACCCCTCCGAGCTTCTGACTCCTGATCCAGTGGAGCTCCAGTGCGTTCCCATGGAAACCCATTACTGTCCTGTCCCCAAACTGCTGGTGGCGGCTCCTGTGGCGCTTAACTCAGTAAGCCTTTCCCGAAACTCCAGTTAA